A stretch of DNA from Zonotrichia leucophrys gambelii isolate GWCS_2022_RI chromosome 28, RI_Zleu_2.0, whole genome shotgun sequence:
CCGTTTGTCCGTCGTTCCCGCTCACAGCCCGCTACCTGCAGCCGCACTCGTCCACCACCATGTCCTCGTAGTGGCGCAGCACCACGTTGTCGCTGTTGTCGTAGTAGAGGATGGAGATGGGGGAGAGGCGCACGGGCacgcagcagggctggggcgtGCCCCGCGGGTCCAGCGAGTGCACCATGGTCTGCAGCACGGCGTGGTTGGTGCTGTTGAGCTCGGCCGCCAGCGGGAACGGGCACTCCCCGCCGCAGTAGTTGGCCAGGTAGCCCTGCGGGGCGATGATCCAGTTCTCCCAGCCCACGTCGCTGAAGCTGATGTAGAGCCGGCGGGGCTtgcacagggggctgggggacacggcggggcccggggcgcTCCTCCGGCCGCGGGCGGAGCGGCACTGCGGGCCCAGCGTCACCAGCAGCAGCGAGGCGCCCGCCAAGGCGGCGGAGCTGCCGCAGGGGCTGCGCgggccgccggggccgccgctcaccgacagctccagcagcagggccagagagccccggcccggcccggcccggccccgcagcgccgCGCCCAGCTCGAACCGCAGCGATCGGCGCAGCTGCGCCAGCGAGCGCTCCAGCagcggggcccggccgggctgcGGCGAACCCCGCGGGGACGCGCGGTGCAGCCGCAGCTCCAGCGCCCGGCCCGCGCTCGGGCCGTGGTACGAGCTGTGCGGGAAGCGCAGCTCCAGCTGCGCCAGCGTCGGGCGCTCGCCCTCCTCCAGCGCGGAGAGGTTGAAGAGCAGCAGCCGCCGCAGGCacagccggggctggggctgccccgcgGGCAGGAGGCGGcctggagaggaaggagaaacagCGGTGGGGGCGGCTGGACGCGGGGATGGGCAGGATCGGCTCCGGGATGGGCTGGGGGAACCCTCAGAGTGAGCAGGATCGGCTccgggatgggctgggatgggggaacCCTGGGGCCGGGCAGGATCcgctccagggctgggctggggctgagcgGGATCGGGGAAAAGAGGACGAACAACAGCAAATTTGGGTTTGGCCTGGTTTAGCCAGCCCGAGCCAAACTGGAACCACGAGAGAAAAGAGCTTTGGGATGCCCTGAGCCCTCAGGGACACCGATCAAAGAGCCCCCAGGGGACTGCGAACggctcagagcagccagatGTGCCCTGGGGTCAGCCAGATGTGCCCTGGGGTCAGCCAGAGGCGCTGGGACAATGAGGAGGGGGAGACACGGCCCGGGGGTCGagcatcccatccctgggatcaGGACTGGGATCAATCTCGGGATCAGGACTGGGATCGGGACCGGGATCGGGACTCGGATCAAAGCCGCGCCTCGGGAGGGATTCAGGGGctccaggacagagccaggcacCGCTGCCCCCTCACCCCCATCCCCATCACCGGCAGCatccacagggctccatcccgCGGGGATTTCTCCTGGAATCCGGCTCCGGGAcacggggcagggaggagggagcggAGCCCGGGGCAGCCCGAACGCGGCCGTGGCTGTACCTTGGTCGGCGAGCACTCGCACGATGTTCCCGGGCACGTTGAGCTCCTCCACCGTGCAGGGCTCGggcgctgcccgcggccggggccgggcgctCCTCCGCTGGAAGATGCTCCAGAGCAGGGGCGGCACCGGCGcggggctcctggggctgggccgggcGCGGAGCCCCAGCGAGCGGAGCGGGGAACGGTCCTGCGAGAGCGGCTGCGAGGGcagcgcggggccgggcagggcccAGGCCGGGCTGCGGAGGAGCCACATCCAGATCCACACGGACATGGACATCCACACGGACATGGACATCCACACGGACATGGACATCCACACGGACATCCCGGCCTGCGCACAAAGagcgggcagcgccggggctggggccgagcGCAGCCTCTGATGGGCTCGGTGGGCGCAGCCTTTGATGGGCTCGGAGCTCAATCAGCTCCGCGGGATCCGGCTCGGGGTGGGATCCCTGCGGCTCCGGCACCCCTTAACCCTTTCAGGGCTCTCCCGCAGCTCCGGAGCGCCCACTGCGGCTCCATGGGGTCGGGATGAGGATGGAAATCCAGCGTTGCTCCTAAAAACCCTGCCCGGAGCTGGGGGCTGACCTGGGGCCGGCTCttcctcccaaaaaatccatttttaactCAGTGTGGGCTCAGGATGAGGATGGAAATCCAGCGCTGCTCCAAAAAGTGCTGCCCAGAGCCGGGGACAGCCAGCTCttccaaaaaatcccttttataACTCAATCAGGGCGTCCAACGCTTCTCTCTTAAAGCCATCGACTTCCAGCACATCAAACCATCCAAGTCCTCCTTCAAGtgccccaaaaaccaccagTCCCAAAAACCACCAGTCCCAAAAACCATCGGCCCCAGCCAGgcacccccaggtcccccaGTCCCTTCGTGGccatcacagcagagctgccactgccaccacctCGGTGTCACAGCCCCCAGAGGCAGCCGGAGCCACCCAGCTCAATGCCAGCCCTGGGAAATTCAGTTTTGTCCCCCCAAGgccaccccagctctgctccggcccttcctgccctgcaaaCCCCACAGAGAACCAAGGAATTCGGCACTGGGAGGCTCCTCGGACACCCTGGAGGTGACAGGGGGGGACAAGGTCctgccacagcctggggacatccccacagccccactcaGGGTCTGTCCCTGCCTCAGACACAGGGGAGGGGAACCAAACACggaaaaatccctcaaattcccacaaaatcccacaaatGGAATTGATGGCCTGGATCAGATCCCCCTCggctgctgggggagggagCGGAGGGTCCTggcctgggaggggacagcgagggacccaaacccacagagctgcccaggaTGGGGACCTGggactgcagggctggagctgcctggaaacccagcaggaattccctgttttccccaaaaacccacccctgggagcaggaattctctgttcctcccaaaatcccacctctAGAAGCAGGAATTCTCTGttcttccccaaatcccagccctgggagcaggaattcTCTGttcttccccaaatcccagccctgggagcaggaattccctggttttcccaaaatcccaaccctggagcaggaattccctgttCTCCCCagaatcccagccctgggagcaggaattccctggttttcccaaaatcccagccctgggagcaggaattcTCTGTTCTCCAAATCCCAACTCTAGAAGCAGAATTCTCCTGGaaatccagccctgggagcaggaattccctggttttcccaaaatcccagccctgggagcaggaattcTCCTGGAAATCCcaccctgggagcaggaattctctgtttttccttccccaaaggGCCAGACCTGGGGGAATCTCCCggcagggacctgcaggacCCTTTCTAAGGCCGCTCCAAGACCTACGTGGGGATTTTTCCAAGCAAGCTGAACCTCCAGAGCCTCCTCccgagggctgggctggagctctggggtggatTCCCAGGCAGTGGGACAAGGGCacctctgcagggcctggggcacagctggggcacatctggagcacagctggcctcggggtcccttcccagggcagcacaggagctcccCTGCccgggctggagcagctgggagggctcagagggagggtctgggggtgtcacagCGGGGCTGAGGATGTGGAGCAACACCAGGGACACCGAGGCAGGCCCGGGTCCCACCTGGCCAGCACAGCCGCCAGTGTCCCGGCCAAGCTGGGCCAAACTGGGCCAAACTGGGAGCCCCAGGCGcagggggctggcagtgccagggctggcaggggcagggggcagTTCCTGTCCTTGGCAGGGTCCCAGAGCAGGTCCCGGGCAGCGCCAGCCCCGCAGCCGCGCCCACGCCGCCCTCACAACCTCTTGTCCTTCACGAGGCCGTTCCTGAGGtgcagcctggggagagcagagcgGGGGTCAGGCCCTGAGCACACAAAtccccctcactgtccccagaTCTGTGCTCTGTGATGGCTCCAGGCCCTGAACACACAAAtccccctcactgtccccagaTCTGTGCTCTGTGATGGCTCCAGGCCCTGAACACACAAATCCCCCTCATTTCCCTGCCCCAGATTTGTGCTCTTTGGTGGCTCCAGGCCCTGAACACACAGATTCCCCCCTCATTTCCCTGCTGGGGCCACTCCTGTCCCCAGATTTGTGCTCTTTGGTGGCTCCAGCACCAGGGAAAAGCCCcagacagagctcagagcccttcagggcctaaaggggctccaggagagctggggagggactggggacaggggtggagggacaggacccagggaatggaTTTAGactgggaaaagggagatttAGGTGGGATACTGGGGAGGGATTCCtgcctgggagggtgggagggatgggatggaattccctgtgcccacccctggacccctggcagtgccccaggccagaCCCAGGCTCGtgggggtgtcccaggtgaGGGGCTGGATGTGTTTTAGGGTTTCCCGACCCAAAGCAGCCCGGAACGGCACGTACCCCTCCTTCAGAGCCCGGGGCAGCGCGATCCCGGGCTCCTTGCCGGgtttcctgctctcctccaggtCGTACTCACGGACATCGTTCACCTCCTGcatctgccccagcagcaccttggccACGAACAGCACGATGTACTGcggacaggaggggacaggaggggacagcgacCCTCAGGCACGGCCCCAGCCCGCAGGGGGCCTTTCCCtgccgccccctccccatttcgggcagggcagctccaccGGCATGGCCACAGCCCCGGGATGGGTTTGGGGCTCCATGGAGCAGAACTCCAGGGAGAATTCCTGGGTTCATCCCAGGGGTGatgggctcagcagctcccggccctgccctgccccatgGATCTCCCCTCtccacagcctggggctggcaggaacATTCCCACAACGTTCACACCTCTCTCCCATCCcctttctgggctgcaggaacatTCCCAGATCATTCACACCTCTCCAAATCCCCTTTGGAGCATTCCCAGAACGTTCACacctctctccctgctgttATCACTCCCCAGGTGTCAGACACTGAATTCCACAGGGAacccccagggacaggggacgcgtccctgctgtccccagtctgtccctgctgtccccagtctgtccctgctgtccctgctgtccctgctgtccccagtctgtccccgctgtccccagcctgtcccctggGGTGGCACCAGCCCGGATCACCCACCAGGAACCAGTAGATGTTCATCAGGGTGAGCACGAGCAGCAGCGCGTTGAAGAAGAAGTAGAAGGGGATGTTGGGCACGGCCTGCAGGCTGGAGTGGCAGGTGGCGTAGAGCACCTTCAGGGGGAACCAGTAGAGACGGAACCAGAACCTGCAGGGACGGGGACAGAGAGGGCTCAGGGTGGCCCTGGGAAAGGGACAGAACAgcccatccatcatccatccatccatccatccatccatccatccatccatccatccatcatccatccatccatccatccatccatccatccatccatccatcatccatccatccatcatccatccatccatccatccatccatccatccatccatccatccatccatccatccatccatccctcctccacctctttgttttccaggaTTAGTTGGAATTTgggacagccctgcctccctttttctgctgggaaatggcactgcctcctcctcctcctcccccctgcCCGGGTCATTTgtcacagcagtgtcacagcagtgtcaccagggTGTCACCATCGGTGTCACAGGAATTTCACAGGCACTCAGGCCCCGCACTACAGAGggattcccagcccagcaggagctcgGCCCCAGGAGGTGGTGGGGGGTCCCAAAAACCATCAGGGGAAAAGGGACTAGGAGCAGGGGGACAAAAATCCTCCAAAGAGGGTCAGGAGTGGGACCAGGGGAGGGTCAGGATGGGATGAGGGACACAAACCCAGCAGGGTAGATGAGGATTGGGATCAGGGACAGAAATCCATCAGGGAAGGTCAagtttgggatggggacacagacCCACCAGGTCAGGATTGGGATCATTGGGATCAGGGGACCAAGACCCACCAGGGGAGTTCAGGATTAGGATCAgggccccaaacccagcagggttTAGGATCAGGATTAGGATCAGGTTTGGGATCAAGGATCCAGATCCACCAGCTGACGCTGAAGGCCAGGCAGGCCGCGTTGGCCATGAGGTtgggtttgggatcagggccccaaacccagcagggttTAGGATCAGGATTAAGATCATGTTTAGGATCAAGGCCCGAAACCCAGCAGGGTTTAGGATCAGGATTAAGATCAGGTTTAGGATCAGGGCCCAAACCCACCAGCTGACGCTGAAGGCCAGGCAGGCCGCGTTGGCCATGAGGTTGGGTTTAGGATCAaggccccaaacccagcagggttTAGGATCAGGTTTGGGATCAgggccccaaacccagcagggttTAGGATCAGGATTAGGATCAGGTTTGGGATCAgggccccaaacccagcagggttTAGGATCAGGTTTAGGATCAGGGCCCAAACCCACCAGCAGACGCTGAAGGCCAGGCAGCCCGCGTTGGCCATGAGGTTGGGTTTAGGATCAAGGCCCGAaacccagcagggtttgggatcagggccccaaacccagcagggttTAGGATTAGGATCAGGTTTGGGATCAGGGGCCCATCCCAGACCCACCAGCTGACGCTGAAGGCCAGGCAGGCCGCGTTGGCCATGAGGTTGGGTTTAGGATCAaggccccaaacccagcagggttTAGGATCAGGATTAGGATCATGTTTAGGATCAaggccccaaacccagcagggttTAGGATCAGTTTTAGGATCAGGGCCCAAACCCACCAGCTGATGCTGAAGACCAGGCAGCCCGCGTTGGCCATGAGGTTGGGTTTAGGATCAgggccccaaacccagcagggttTAGGATCAAGGCCCGAAACCCAGCAGGGTTTAGGATCAGGTTTGGGATCAGGTTTGGGATCAGGGGCCCATCCCAGACCCACCAGCAGACGCTGAAGGCCAGCAGCCCGCGTTGGCCATGAGGTTGGGTTTAGGATCAgggccccaaacccagcagggttTAGGATCAGGATTAAGATCAGGTTTAGGATCAGGGCCCAGACCCACCAGCTGACGCTGAAGGCCAGGCAGCCCGCGTTGGCCAGCACGTCGTTGAGGCGGTGGAAGGCGCCGCCGCGGTGCTTGAAGTACACGTTGAGCTTGGTGAACTCGAGCTGCACGTCATTGACATCGTGCAGGAACAGCACCAGCACGCCCACGTTGTGGTACCTGGGGGGAACAgcggggaaaatgggggaaaatggggaaaaatcatGGGGAAAAACGacggggaaatggggaaaatggggaaaaatcatGGGGGaaaactgcagggaaatggggaaaatggggaaaaatcatGGGGAAAAACGGCAGGGGaaaactgcagggaaatgggggaaaaccatggggaaatggggggaacaacgggtaaa
This window harbors:
- the GDF1 gene encoding embryonic growth/differentiation factor 1, which codes for MSVWMSMSVWMSMSVWMSMSVWIWMWLLRSPAWALPGPALPSQPLSQDRSPLRSLGLRARPSPRSPAPVPPLLWSIFQRRSARPRPRAAPEPCTVEELNVPGNIVRVLADQGRLLPAGQPQPRLCLRRLLLFNLSALEEGERPTLAQLELRFPHSSYHGPSAGRALELRLHRASPRGSPQPGRAPLLERSLAQLRRSLRFELGAALRGRAGPGRGSLALLLELSVSGGPGGPRSPCGSSAALAGASLLLVTLGPQCRSARGRRSAPGPAVSPSPLCKPRRLYISFSDVGWENWIIAPQGYLANYCGGECPFPLAAELNSTNHAVLQTMVHSLDPRGTPQPCCVPVRLSPISILYYDNSDNVVLRHYEDMVVDECGCR
- the CERS1 gene encoding ceramide synthase 1 isoform X2, whose protein sequence is MPESAWKLFFYSVSWSYGAYLLFCTEYPFFHDPPSVFYGWHRGMEVPRDIALAYLLQGSFYGHSLYATAYMDTWRKDSLVMLLHHVVTLTLLASSYAFRYHNVGVLVLFLHDVNDVQLEFTKLNVYFKHRGGAFHRLNDVLANAGCLAFSVSWFWFRLYWFPLKVLYATCHSSLQAVPNIPFYFFFNALLLVLTLMNIYWFLYIVLFVAKVLLGQMQEVNDVREYDLEESRKPGKEPGIALPRALKEGLHLRNGLVKDKRL